The genomic DNA GCAGCGCGAACAGCCGGGGCGCCGGAGCGCCGGCCGCTCCATGCTGGGTACGACTCGAGCCCCAGCACGGAGGAACGATGCCCGAGCAGTCCCTGTACCAGGCGATCGGCGGCGCGGACGCGCTGCACCGCCTCACCGAGGCGTTCTACGAGGCGGTGCTCGCCGACGAGGTGCTTGCCCCCGTCTTCGCCGACTTCACCCCCACCCACACCGAGCACGTCGCCGTCTGGCTGGCCGAGGTCTTCGGCGGCCCGGACCGCTTCACCACCGAGCTGGGCGGCCACCAGCGGCTGCTCCGCAGCCACCTGGGCCTGCGCATCACCGAGGAGCAGCGGCTGCGCTGGATGGAACTGATGGGCGACGCCGTCCGCGCCGAGCTGCCCGCCGACGAGCGGCTGCGCACCCGGGTCATGGAGTACTTCGACTGGGGCACGAAGATCGCCCTGCAGGTCTCCGCCGACCCGGCCGGCACCGACCTCGGCGACCCCGGCCCCACCCCGCGCTGGGGCTGGGACGGCCTCGTCCACTGACCCCTCGCCCGGCTCACCCGGCTCACCCGTCGGCGTACATCCGCACGGTGTCGGCGGCGGCCCGCGCGAGGACCCGGCGGGCCGCCGGCGGGGTCAGCACCTCGACGTCGGTGCCGAACGGGAGCAGCGTGCGGGCCGCGTCGAGGGCCCCGAAGCCGAACTCCACCAGCACGTGGTCCGGGCCGTCCTCGGTCGGCGGGCCGATCAGCGACGCGGCGTGGATCCGCAGCAGCATGTCCAGCCGGCGGCGGCGCACCCGCGCGGTCACCCGCACGTCGTCGCGCTGCCGCTCCACCTGGTCGCGCAGCACGCCCCACACCTCGCCCAGCCCGACCTCGCGCCTGCGGACCGGTTCCTCGGTGGCCCGCGCCCGCGCCACCCGGTCCGCGCGGAACAGCCGAGGCGCGCCGTCCACGTCCGCCACCAGGTACCAGACGCCCGCCTTGCTCACCAGGCCGTACGGATCGACCGTGTACGCGCTCGGCTCCGCCGCACCGCTGTGCCGGTACCGCAGCGCGAGGCGGCGGTCGTCGAACACCGCGCGCTGGAGCTCGCCCAGGTCGGCCGGGCCGGGCGCGGCCGGCCCCTTCGTCCAGCGGACCGGGTCCACCAGGATCCGCTCACTGGTCCGCTCCGCCTCCGGCCGGTGCGGGGCCGGCAGCGCCGCCATCACCTTGCGCAGCGCCGAACCGATCGCCCCGCCCAGGCCCAGCGCGTCGTGCGTCCCGTCGGTGGCCAGCACGAACAGCGCCCGCGCCTCGTCCGCCGTCAGCCCCGTGACGTCGGTGCGGTAGCCGGCCAGCAGCCGGATCCCGCCGTTCCGGCCCCGCTCCGCGAAGACCGGCACCCCGGCCGCGGACAGCGCCTCCACGTCCCGGTACACCGTGCGGACGGAGACCTCCAGGCGCTCCGCCAGCTCGGCGGCGGGCACCAGGCCCCGGGTCTGCAACAGCAGCATGATCGACAGCAGGCGGTCGGCTCGCACGGAGCCACTGTAAATGCTGACAGAGGTTGTCAGGTATGGCCGGGAGAGTGGTCCCCGTCAGCCGGACACCCCGTCAGAAAGGGCCGCCACCACCATGGACGCCACCAGCTTCGACCCCCGCCCGAACTACCTGCGCGCCCTCGACCAGCTCGAGAAGCTGCTCCAGCAGGTCACCCCCGAGCAGCTCGACCGGTCCACCCCGTGCAGCGAGTACACCCTGCGCGACCTGCTCAGCCACACCGTCGGCGGCGTCCACCGCATCGCCTACGTCGGCGAGGGCGGGCACAGCCAGGACGTCGCCGCGGCGACCGGCGAGGTCGGCGACGGCGAGTGGGCTCCGACGCTCGGACGCGCCCGCGAGCGGGCCGTCGCCGCCTGGGCCGACGACACCAAGCTCGACCGGCCCTCCGCGGTGCCGTGGGGCACCGTCCCCGGCCGCTTCGCGCTCGGCGGCTACATCATGGAGGCCGTCACCCACACCTGGGACATCGCCCAGGTCGTGGCCCCCGGCACCGCCTTCGACGACGAGCTCGCCCTCGGCGCCCTCGCCATCGCCCAGCAGGTCCTCCCCGCCGACCAGCGCGACGAGAACGTCCCCTTCGGCCCCGTCCGCCCCGCCCCCGCGGACGCCACCCCCACCACCCGCCTCGCGGCGTGGCTCGGCCGGGAAGTCTGAGCACGGCGGGAGCCCCGCACGGGGTGCGCGGGGGGTACGCCGGGCCCCCACGCACCCCGTGTTTGCCCTACTCGCGGCCGGCGGACGTCGACGACATGTCGGCGTAGCGGTTGCCCTCGACCTTGGCGGCGATGGGCTCCAGGGCGGCGAGCTCGTCCGGGGTGAGGGCGAGCGTCGCGGCGGCGACGTTCTCCGCGAGGCGGGTGCGCTTGCGGGTGCCGGGGATGGGCACCACGGTCAGCCCGTGGACCTGCGCCCGCTGCTGCACCCAGGCGAGGGCCACCTGCGCCGCGGTCACCCCGCGCTCGGCGGCGATCTGCTGGATCGGCGCGACGAGTGCCGCGTTCCCGGCGGCGTTCGGCCCGGAGAACTGCGGGTGGTAGCGCCGGTAGTCGTCCGCGGAGAGCTGCTCGGCGGCGCTGAAGGCGCCGGTCAGGAAGCCCCGGCCGAGCGGGGAGTAGGGCACGAACGCGACCCCGAGCTCCGCGGCGGCGGGCACCGCGGTCCGCTCGACGTCCCGGGAGAAGATCGACCACTCGGACTGCAGCGCCGCGATCGGGTGGACCGCGTACGCCTCGCGCAGCTCCGCGCCGGTCACCTCGGACAGGCCCAGGTGCCGGACCTTCCCGGCCGCGACCAGTTCCGCCATCGCGCCGACCGATTCGGCGAGCGGCACCTGCGGGTCGCGGCGGTGCATGTAGTAGAGGTCGATCACGTCGACGCCGAGCCGGCGCAGCGAGGCGTCGACGGCGGAGCGGATGTACGCCGGGTCGTTGCGCACGGCCCGGTAGGTCGGGTCGTCGGCGCGGCGCTCGATGGCGAACTTGGTGGCGAGGACGACCCGGTCGCGGTTGGCGCGGACGAAGGGGCCGATCAGTTCCTCGTTGTGGCCGGAGCCGTAGATGTCGGCGGTGTCGAAGAGGGTGACGCCCTGCTCCAGGGCGGAGTCCAGGGTGGCGAGGGCCTCGTCGGTGTCGGTCGGGCCGTAGAACTCGCTCATGCCCATGCAGCCGAGGCCCTGGATGCCCACGGTCGGGCCGTCGGTGCCGAGTACGGCGGTGGGGAGGTCACTCATGCGCTCATCCGTTCAGATTCTTCGGCCGCGAGGCCGGGGGAGGCGGAGTAGAGGTCGATCTTGTAGTCGAGGACGGCGAGGGTCGCGTGCAGATCGGCGATCCGCCGGCGGACCTCCTCGCGGTGGGCGACCAGCAGGTCGCGCCGGTCGGCCCGGGTGCCGTCGCCGCCGCGCGCCAGTTCGACGTAGCGCTGCATGTCGGCGACGGGCATGCCGGTCAGCCGCAGCCGGCCGAGGAAGGCCAGCCGGGCCAGGTCGGCGTCGCTGTACCGGCGTTGGCCGGAGTGCGAGCGGTCGATCGGGTCCAGCAGGCCGATCCGCTCGTACCAGCGGAGCGTGTGGGCGGTGAGTCCGCTGGCCGCGGAGACCTCGCTGATGGTGTGCCGCGGGGTGCGGTCGGCGTCGGCGGTGGCCGCGTTGTACGCCTCGCTGCAACTGAGCAGGTCGGCATGGACGGATGCGATCGTTGCCACTGGTCTGACCCCCGGGTTTCGGCGACGGGAACGACGCTACTGAGTTGGAGTGCACTCCAAGCAAGCCTGGCACGCGGCGCGGCCGACCGGGTCGTCTAGAGTTCGGCGCATGCAGAGCTTGCGGATGATCGAGGACTGGCCGGTGCCGAACGCCGCGGCGGCGGTGGTGCGGGGCGCGGACGGCGCGGTGCTGGGCTCGCACGGGCCGCAGCAGCACCTCTTCCCGCTGGCGTCGGTGACCAAGCTGCTCACCTCGTACGCGGCGCTGGTCGCGGTCGAGGAGGGCGTCTTCGAGCTGGACGACCCGGCGGGCCCGGCGGGGTCGACCGTGCGGCACTTGCTGGCGCACACCTCGGGGCTGGCGTTCGACGAGCACCGGGTGATGGCGGAGCCGGGCAACCGGCGGCTGTACTCCAACGCCGGTTTCGACGTCCTGGCGGCGGCGCTCGCCGAGGCGTCCGGGATCGAGTTCGGGCGGTACGCGGCGGAGGCGGTGTTCGAGCCGCTGGGGATGCACTCCACGCTGATCAACACCGCGCACCGCTCCCCCGCGGGCGCGGGCGGCCTGTCCACCGTCGCCGACCTGGCGCTGTTCGCCGCCGAGCTGCAGGCGCCGAAGCTGCTGGACCCGTCCACCCTGCACGCCGCGACCCGCGAGGTCGCCTTCCCCGGGACCAACGGCGTGCTGCCGGGCTTCGGGCACCGGCGGCCGAACGACTGGGGCCTCGGTTTCGAGATCCGCGACGGCAAGGCCCCGCACTGGACGGGCACCGCCAACTCCCCCGCGACCTTCGGCCACTTCGGCCAGTCCGGCACCTTCCTGTGGGTGGACCCCGCCGCCGGCGTAGCGTGCGTCGCCCTCACCGACCGCGACTTCGGCCCGTGGGCGGCGGAGGTCTGGCCGCAGCTCGCCGACGCCGTCCTGGCCGAGCTGCGGTAGCGGGCTCCGGCGGCTAGCCGGCGAGCGAGTCGCGGAGCTCGGCGAGTTCCAGGTCCAGTTCGCGGTAGCGGGCGCTGAGGGTTCGGTCCTCCGAGGGGAGGACCGCACCGCTCCTCGATCTCCTCCCGGAACGCCAGCGCCTGCCGCACCGCGCGCTCGTGCAGCTCCTGCCACCGCGCGGCCTTCTGCTCCTTGCGCTTCCTGCTTCCGAACACCCGGACTCCCCCTGGTTCGCCGTCGTACGGTCGGACGATCACGCCACCCGGCCGCCACCGGACCAAGGGGGATCCACCGCCTCAGCCGTACGACACCGGCGAGTGCATCTCCCACAGCAGCAGTTCGGCGCCGTCCTCGCCGGCGACCGGGTCGGCGAAGGCGGCGCCGGTGATCCGGACGCTGTCGCCGGGAGCCATCGACCGGCCGCCGCCCTGCGGGCCGGGGACGGTGCGGTAGCCGACCGAACCGGCCGTCAGGTGCGCGTAGCGGAAGGGCGCGGAGGGCAGCTCGGGCAGCGGCTGCCAGGCGCCGGCCCGGACCAGCCACAGCGCGGCGTCGCTGCGCCGCAGCCGCAGCGCCTCGCCGTCCTCGTCGCGCGCCATCCCGGAGGCGAGCAGCGTCAGCCCACCCTGCGCCGGGTCGACCCGGCGCAGGCCGTACGCGGGCTCGGCGTCGAACGCGTCGGGCTGCAGCCACATCTGGACGAAGCGGACCGGCCCCTCGGCCCCGCCGATGTTCCGCTCGGTGTGGCTGACGCCCGAACCGGCCGACAGGTGCTGCACCATGCCGGGCCGCACCACGCCCGCGTGCCCGTCGCTGTCCCGGTGGGCGAGGGCGCCCTCGACGACCCAGGTGAGGATCTCGGTGTCCCGGTGGCGGTGCTCGTCGAAGCCCGCGCCCGCGGCCAGCGTCTCCTCGTTGCACGCGAGCAGCGCCCCGAAGTGGGTGTTCTTCGGGTCGTAGTGCCCGGAGAAGGAGAAGGCGTGCCGGGTCTCGATGCCCTCCTCCGGCCGGGAGAGGTACCGCTCGGGGGCCCGCCGCAGGTCGGCTCGGGGGCGTTCACTGGTGTCGGTCACGGGGCCTACGGTAACCCGGTGTGACCGGGGCCACCGGGGTGATCCGGCGGGGTCGTGCACGAGCACGGCTCCGGGTGAGGCAGGCTAGTGCTGTGCCAGCCCCTTCAGCGAAACCCGACAAAACGACATCCGAGCGCAAGCCCGCCGCCCGGAAGGCCGCCGGCAAGGCCGGTGCGGCGAAGGCCGCCCCGCCCAAGGCGCCGGTCCGGGGGGCGGCGTCGTCCAGCCCCGGGCGCGGGCGGATGACGGCGGAGGAGCGCCGGCTCGCCGCCGAGCGGGCGGAGCTGCGGGCGGCGACGCTCAAGCGGCTGGAGAAGTCCTCGGGCAAGTTGGCGACCAACGCGATCGCCCGGATGGACGACCAGCTGGCCTGGTACCGGCGGATGCCGCCGGAGCACCGTTCCTGGATCGGCCTGGTCGCCCAGGCGGGCATCGCCGCCTTCACCGAGTGGTACCGGCACCCGGAGGCGCCGCAGGCGATCTCCACGGACGTGTTCGGCACCGCGCCGCGCGAGCTGACCCGGGCGATCACCCTGCGCCAGACGGTGGAGCTGATCCGCACCACCATCGAGGTGATGGAGGAGGCCATCGAGGAGGTGGCCGCCCCCGGCGACGAGGCCGGGATGCGCGAGTCGGTGCTGGTGTACGCGCGGGAGATCGCGTTCGCCACCGCGCAGGTGTACGCGCAGGCCGCGGAGGCCCGCGGCGCGTGGGACGCGCGGCTGGAGGCGCTGGTCGTCAACTCGCTGCTGTCGGGTGACGCGGACGAGGGAGTGCTCTCCCGGGCGGCGGCGCTGGGCTGGGGACAGCCCGCCCAGGTACGCGTGGTGATGGGCAGCGCGCCGGACGGCGACAGCGAGCTGGTGGTGGAGGCGATCCGCCGGGCCGCCCGGTACGCCAAGCTGCACGTGCTGACCGGGGTGCTGGGCCGGCGGCTGGTGGTGGTGGTCGGCGGCGGCAAGGAGCCGGTGCACGCGGCCCGGGCGCTGATCGGCCAGTTCGCGCCGGGCCCGGTGGTGGTCGGTCCGGCGGTCGGCGACCTGCTGTCGGCGACCCGCAGCGCGCACGCGGCGGCGCAGGGTCTGAAGGCGTGCGCGGCGTGGCCGGACGCGCCGCGCCCGGTGCTGGCGGACGACCTGCTGCCGGAACGGGCGCTGGCCGGGGACGAGGTGGCCCGCCGTCAGTTGGTGGAGGAGATCTACACACCGCTGGAGGAGGCCGGGTCGGCACTCCTGGAGACGCTGAGTGTCTTTCTGGAGCAGGCGTCCTCTCTTGAGGGCGCGGCCCGGATGCTCTTCGTCCACCCGAACACCGTGCGCTACCGGCTGCGTCGTGTGACTGACGTCACCGGCTATGCTCCGTCCGACGTACGTTCGGCCTTCACCCTGCGCATCGCCCTTGCCCTGGGACGTCTCGGGACGGTCACCGAGCAGGGCTGAAGCCACTGTAGGGAGTCCACAAGCCGACGTGCTTTTCTTCGTCATCGTCGCCTACCCGCCCCCGGGCGTCCGGCGAGAGAGGGTTGAACCGTGCTCGTAATCGTCGCCCCTGGACAGGGTGCTCAGACCCCCGGCTTCCTCAACCCCTGGCTCGAGCTGGACGGCGTGGCCGACCGGCTGCGGCAGTGGTCCGCCGTGGCCGGGCTCGACCTGGTCCACGCCGGTACCGAGGCGTCCGAGGAGGAGATCAAGGACACCGCCGTCGCCCAGCCGCTGCTGGTCGCCGCCGGCCTGGTCACCTCCGGCGCGCTGTTCGCGGACGGCGACCTGACCGCGCGGGTGTCCGCGCTGGCGGGCCACAGCGTCGGTGAGATCACCGCCGCCGCGCTGACCGGCGTGCTGACCGCCGAGGACGCGCTGGCCTTCGTCCGCGAGCGCAGCCTGGGCATGGCCGAGGCCGCCGCGGTGACCGCGACCGGGATGGCCGCCGTGCTCGGCGGCGACCCGGAGGAGGTCGCCGCGAAGCTGGCCGAGCACGGCGTGACCGCGGCGAACAACAACGGCGGCGGCCAGATCGTCGCGGCCGGCACCCTGGACCAGCTGGCGGCGCTGAAGGCGGACCCGCCGGCCGGCGCCCGGCTGATCCCGCTGAAGGTGGCCGGCGCCTTCCACACCGCGCACATGGCCCCGGGCCAGGCGCGGCTGGAGAAGCTCGCCCCGACCCTGACCGCTGCCGACCCGCTGGTCGCGTACGTCTCCAACAAGGACGGCGAGGTGGTCGGCAACGGCGCCGAGGTGCTCGCCCGCCTGGTCTCCCAGGTGTCCAACCCGGTCCGCTGGGACCTGTGCATGGAGACCCTGCAGCAGCTGGGTGCGACGGCCGTGATCGAGCTGTCGCCGGCCGGTACTCTCACCAACCTGGTCAAGCGCAACGTCAAGGGTGTCGCGACGCTTGCCCTCAAGACCCCCGCCGATCTCGACAAGGCCCGTGAGCTGGTGGCCGAGCACGGCGCTCAGGAGAGCAACGCATGACCACGCCTCAGATCAAGCCGGCCTCCGGCGCCCAGTACTCGCGCATCCACGGGGTCGGCGGCTACCGCCCGTCCCGGGTGATCCCCAACGCCGAGGTGCTGAACTGGATCGAGTCCACCGACGAGTGGATCCGCAGCCGGTCCGGCATCGCCGAGCGCCGCTGGGCGACCGCCGAGGAGACCGTCGCCGAGATGTCGGTGCAGGCCGCCGGCAAGGCGATCGCCCAGGCCGGCATCGCCCCGGAGCAGATCGGCGGCGTGATCGTCGCGACCGTCTCGCACCTGAAGCAGACCCCGGCCATCGCCACCGAGATCGCCCAGCGGCTCGGCTGCGGCACCGCCCCGGCGTTCGACATCTCGGCCGCCTGCGCGGGCTTCGGCTACGGCCTGAGCCTGGCCGACGGCATGGTGCGCGGCGGCAGCGCCGAGTACGTGCTGGTGATCGGCGTGGAGCGGCTCAGCGACCTGACCGACACCTCGGACCGCTCGACCGCCTTCATCTTCGGCGACGGCGCCGGCGCCGCGGTCGTCGGCCCGTCCCCGGTGCCCGGCATCGGCAAGGTGATCTGGGGCTCCGACGGCTCGCAGGCCGACGTGATCTCGCAGACCCAGGCCTGGGACACCGCCTTCGCCAAGCCGGACGCCGTCAACGGCGCCGGTGAGGAGACCAAGTGGCCGGCCCTGCGGATGGAGGGCCAGACGGTCTTCCGCTGGGCCGTGTGGGAGATGGCCAAGGTGGCCCAGGAGGCGCTGGACGCCGCCGGGATCACCGCCGACCAGCTCGGCGCGTTCATCCCGCACCAGGCCAACATGCGCATCACCGATGCCATGATCAAGGCACTCAAGCTTCCCGCGTCGGTGCCCGTCGCCCGCGACATCGCCGAGACCGGCAACACCTCCGCCGCCTCCATCCCGCTGGCGATGGAAGCCATGCTGGAGCGCGGTGAGGCGAAGAGCGGCGACCTGGCCCTGATCATCGGGTTCGGGGCGGGTCTGGTCTACGCGGCCGCAGTCGTTACTCTCCCCTAGGCGTCTACGCCCCATCCGAAAGAAACCTGCGACGGCCTGTCGGGCCGCCGCTGTCAACACCGAAGAGGAGCAGCCGATATGGCTACCCAGACCGAGGTTCTCGAGGGTCTCGCCGAGATCGTCAACGAGATCGCCGGCATCCCGACCGAGGACGTCGAGCTCGACAAGTCGTTCACCGACGACCTGGACGTCGACTCGCTGTCCATGGTCGAGGTCGTCGTGGCCGCCGAGGAGCGCTTCGGCGTCAAGATCCCGGACGACGAGGTCAAGAACCTCAAGACCGTCGGCGACGCGGTGAACTACATCATCGAGAACGCCTGACCTCTGGTCACCCCCGGCCGGGGCGCCCAGCGCGCCCCGGTCGGTCCTCCCCCACTCCTCCGGCGCCCCGCCACCACCAAGCACACGTGAGAGAAGAAGAAACCAGTGACCGCTGAAAACCGCACCGTGGTCGTCACGGGTATCGGCGCCTTCACGCCGCTGGGCGGCGACGCCGCCTCGTTCTGGGAGGGCCTCGTCGAGGGCCGTTCCGGCGTGGCCGCGCTGACCGAGGAGTGGGCCACCGACCTCCCCGTCCGGATCGCCGCGCGCGTCGCGGTCGAGCCGGGCGAGATCCTGCCCCGCCCGCTGGCCCGCAAGCTGGACCGCTCGGCGCAGTTCGCGCTGATCGCCGCCCGCGAGGCCTGGGCCGACGCCGGGTACGAGACCCCGGCCACCGCCGAGGGCTCCCCGCTGAACCCCGAGCGCCTGGGCGCCGTGATCGCCTCCGGCATCGGCGGCGTCACCACCCTGCTCGACCAGTACGACGTGCTCAAGGAGCAGGGCGTCCGCAAGGTCTCCCCGCACACCGTGCCGATGCTGATGCCGAACTCCCCCGCCGCCAACGTCGGCCTGGAGGTCGGCGCGCGCGCCGGCGTGCACACCCCCGTCTCCGCCTGCGCCTCCGGCGCCGAGGCGATCGGCTACGCGATCGAGATGATCCGCACCGGCCGCGCCGACGTCGTGATCGCCGGCGGTACCGAGGCCGCGATCCACCCGCTGCCGATCGTCGCCTTCTCCAACATGATGGCGATGTCCAAGAACAACGACGAGCCGCAGCGCGCCTCGCGCCCGTACGACAAGGGCCGCGACGGCTTCGTGCTCGGCGAGGGCGCCGGTGTCGTGGTGCTGGAGTCCGCGGAGCACGCCGCCGCGCGCGGTGCCCGGGTCTACTGCGAGGCCGTCGGCCAGGGCCTGTCCTCGGACGCCCACCACATCGCGCAGCCGGAGCCGACCGGTGCCGGCGTCGCCCGCGCGATCGCCGACCTGTTCGCCCGCAACGACCTGGACAAGTCGGAGGTCGTGCACGTCAACGCGCACGCCACCTCGACCCCGCAGGGCGACACCGCCGAGGTGAAGGCGCTGCGCAAGGAGCTCGGCGAGCACCTCGACCACGTGGCGATCTCCGCCACCAAGTCGATGACCGGCCACCTGCTCGGCGGCGCCGGCGGCATCGAGACCGTCGCCACCGTGCTCGCGCTGCACAACCGGCTCGCCCCGCCGACCGTCAACGTCGAGGACCTCGACGACGACATCGACGCGGACATCGTCCGTGACGAGCCCCGCAAGCTGCCCGAGGGCCGGATCGCCGCGCTGAACAACTCGTTCGGCTTCGGCGGCCACAACGTGGTGCTGGCCTTCCGCACGGTCTGAAGCCGCCCGTGAGGAGGGGCCCGGGGCGTCGCCCCGGGCCCCTCCTGCGCGTTCACACCACCTGGTGGAGCCAGCGGACCGGGGCGCCCTCGCCCGCGTAGCGGAAGGGCTCCAGCTCGTCGTCCCACGGCTTGCCGAGCAGGCGGGCGATCTCGGACTCCAGGTCGCCGCCCTCGTTGCGGGCGCGCAGCAGCACGGCGCGCAGCCGGTCCTCCGGGATCAGGATGTCCCCGTGGATGCCGGTGACGGCGTGGAAGATGCCGAGGCCGGGCGTGGAGCTGTACCGCTCGCCCTCCGCGGTGGCGCAGGGCTCGCTGGTGACCTCGTACCGCATCAGCTGCCAACCGCGCAGCGCCGAGGCCAGCCGCGACGCGGTGCCGGGCTCGCCCTGCCAGGACAGCTCGGCGCGCCAGTGGCCGGGCGCGGCGGGCTGGCGGATCCAGTCGAGGCTGACCCGCACGCCGAGCACGCCCGCGACCGCCCACTCGACGTGCGGGCACAGCGCGCGGGGCGCGGAGTGGATGTAGAGAACTCCACGAGTCGTCACCGGGACCTCCAGGCTGTGGACGAGGGTCGCCTTCCCCAGCTGCCTCGCGCCGTCTGCCGGTAGGTTCTGACCACTGGCTACCCCGTGAAGCTCAACTTATTCGACATTAGGTCATCAAATTGAGCAAAACGGACAAGCTTTCACTCCAATCGTAGCCGGATCCACCGAGAGGTCTACCCCCGGTCCGGATCTCT from Kitasatospora terrestris includes the following:
- a CDS encoding group II truncated hemoglobin, translated to MPEQSLYQAIGGADALHRLTEAFYEAVLADEVLAPVFADFTPTHTEHVAVWLAEVFGGPDRFTTELGGHQRLLRSHLGLRITEEQRLRWMELMGDAVRAELPADERLRTRVMEYFDWGTKIALQVSADPAGTDLGDPGPTPRWGWDGLVH
- a CDS encoding helix-turn-helix transcriptional regulator, with protein sequence MRADRLLSIMLLLQTRGLVPAAELAERLEVSVRTVYRDVEALSAAGVPVFAERGRNGGIRLLAGYRTDVTGLTADEARALFVLATDGTHDALGLGGAIGSALRKVMAALPAPHRPEAERTSERILVDPVRWTKGPAAPGPADLGELQRAVFDDRRLALRYRHSGAAEPSAYTVDPYGLVSKAGVWYLVADVDGAPRLFRADRVARARATEEPVRRREVGLGEVWGVLRDQVERQRDDVRVTARVRRRRLDMLLRIHAASLIGPPTEDGPDHVLVEFGFGALDAARTLLPFGTDVEVLTPPAARRVLARAAADTVRMYADG
- a CDS encoding TIGR03086 family metal-binding protein, encoding MDATSFDPRPNYLRALDQLEKLLQQVTPEQLDRSTPCSEYTLRDLLSHTVGGVHRIAYVGEGGHSQDVAAATGEVGDGEWAPTLGRARERAVAAWADDTKLDRPSAVPWGTVPGRFALGGYIMEAVTHTWDIAQVVAPGTAFDDELALGALAIAQQVLPADQRDENVPFGPVRPAPADATPTTRLAAWLGREV
- a CDS encoding aldo/keto reductase encodes the protein MSDLPTAVLGTDGPTVGIQGLGCMGMSEFYGPTDTDEALATLDSALEQGVTLFDTADIYGSGHNEELIGPFVRANRDRVVLATKFAIERRADDPTYRAVRNDPAYIRSAVDASLRRLGVDVIDLYYMHRRDPQVPLAESVGAMAELVAAGKVRHLGLSEVTGAELREAYAVHPIAALQSEWSIFSRDVERTAVPAAAELGVAFVPYSPLGRGFLTGAFSAAEQLSADDYRRYHPQFSGPNAAGNAALVAPIQQIAAERGVTAAQVALAWVQQRAQVHGLTVVPIPGTRKRTRLAENVAAATLALTPDELAALEPIAAKVEGNRYADMSSTSAGRE
- a CDS encoding MerR family transcriptional regulator, whose amino-acid sequence is MLSCSEAYNAATADADRTPRHTISEVSAASGLTAHTLRWYERIGLLDPIDRSHSGQRRYSDADLARLAFLGRLRLTGMPVADMQRYVELARGGDGTRADRRDLLVAHREEVRRRIADLHATLAVLDYKIDLYSASPGLAAEESERMSA
- a CDS encoding serine hydrolase domain-containing protein, which encodes MQSLRMIEDWPVPNAAAAVVRGADGAVLGSHGPQQHLFPLASVTKLLTSYAALVAVEEGVFELDDPAGPAGSTVRHLLAHTSGLAFDEHRVMAEPGNRRLYSNAGFDVLAAALAEASGIEFGRYAAEAVFEPLGMHSTLINTAHRSPAGAGGLSTVADLALFAAELQAPKLLDPSTLHAATREVAFPGTNGVLPGFGHRRPNDWGLGFEIRDGKAPHWTGTANSPATFGHFGQSGTFLWVDPAAGVACVALTDRDFGPWAAEVWPQLADAVLAELR
- a CDS encoding pirin family protein gives rise to the protein MTDTSERPRADLRRAPERYLSRPEEGIETRHAFSFSGHYDPKNTHFGALLACNEETLAAGAGFDEHRHRDTEILTWVVEGALAHRDSDGHAGVVRPGMVQHLSAGSGVSHTERNIGGAEGPVRFVQMWLQPDAFDAEPAYGLRRVDPAQGGLTLLASGMARDEDGEALRLRRSDAALWLVRAGAWQPLPELPSAPFRYAHLTAGSVGYRTVPGPQGGGRSMAPGDSVRITGAAFADPVAGEDGAELLLWEMHSPVSYG
- a CDS encoding PucR family transcriptional regulator; this translates as MTAEERRLAAERAELRAATLKRLEKSSGKLATNAIARMDDQLAWYRRMPPEHRSWIGLVAQAGIAAFTEWYRHPEAPQAISTDVFGTAPRELTRAITLRQTVELIRTTIEVMEEAIEEVAAPGDEAGMRESVLVYAREIAFATAQVYAQAAEARGAWDARLEALVVNSLLSGDADEGVLSRAAALGWGQPAQVRVVMGSAPDGDSELVVEAIRRAARYAKLHVLTGVLGRRLVVVVGGGKEPVHAARALIGQFAPGPVVVGPAVGDLLSATRSAHAAAQGLKACAAWPDAPRPVLADDLLPERALAGDEVARRQLVEEIYTPLEEAGSALLETLSVFLEQASSLEGAARMLFVHPNTVRYRLRRVTDVTGYAPSDVRSAFTLRIALALGRLGTVTEQG
- a CDS encoding ACP S-malonyltransferase yields the protein MLVIVAPGQGAQTPGFLNPWLELDGVADRLRQWSAVAGLDLVHAGTEASEEEIKDTAVAQPLLVAAGLVTSGALFADGDLTARVSALAGHSVGEITAAALTGVLTAEDALAFVRERSLGMAEAAAVTATGMAAVLGGDPEEVAAKLAEHGVTAANNNGGGQIVAAGTLDQLAALKADPPAGARLIPLKVAGAFHTAHMAPGQARLEKLAPTLTAADPLVAYVSNKDGEVVGNGAEVLARLVSQVSNPVRWDLCMETLQQLGATAVIELSPAGTLTNLVKRNVKGVATLALKTPADLDKARELVAEHGAQESNA
- a CDS encoding beta-ketoacyl-ACP synthase III, translated to MTTPQIKPASGAQYSRIHGVGGYRPSRVIPNAEVLNWIESTDEWIRSRSGIAERRWATAEETVAEMSVQAAGKAIAQAGIAPEQIGGVIVATVSHLKQTPAIATEIAQRLGCGTAPAFDISAACAGFGYGLSLADGMVRGGSAEYVLVIGVERLSDLTDTSDRSTAFIFGDGAGAAVVGPSPVPGIGKVIWGSDGSQADVISQTQAWDTAFAKPDAVNGAGEETKWPALRMEGQTVFRWAVWEMAKVAQEALDAAGITADQLGAFIPHQANMRITDAMIKALKLPASVPVARDIAETGNTSAASIPLAMEAMLERGEAKSGDLALIIGFGAGLVYAAAVVTLP
- a CDS encoding acyl carrier protein: MATQTEVLEGLAEIVNEIAGIPTEDVELDKSFTDDLDVDSLSMVEVVVAAEERFGVKIPDDEVKNLKTVGDAVNYIIENA
- the fabF gene encoding beta-ketoacyl-ACP synthase II — its product is MTAENRTVVVTGIGAFTPLGGDAASFWEGLVEGRSGVAALTEEWATDLPVRIAARVAVEPGEILPRPLARKLDRSAQFALIAAREAWADAGYETPATAEGSPLNPERLGAVIASGIGGVTTLLDQYDVLKEQGVRKVSPHTVPMLMPNSPAANVGLEVGARAGVHTPVSACASGAEAIGYAIEMIRTGRADVVIAGGTEAAIHPLPIVAFSNMMAMSKNNDEPQRASRPYDKGRDGFVLGEGAGVVVLESAEHAAARGARVYCEAVGQGLSSDAHHIAQPEPTGAGVARAIADLFARNDLDKSEVVHVNAHATSTPQGDTAEVKALRKELGEHLDHVAISATKSMTGHLLGGAGGIETVATVLALHNRLAPPTVNVEDLDDDIDADIVRDEPRKLPEGRIAALNNSFGFGGHNVVLAFRTV
- a CDS encoding DUF3145 domain-containing protein translates to MTTRGVLYIHSAPRALCPHVEWAVAGVLGVRVSLDWIRQPAAPGHWRAELSWQGEPGTASRLASALRGWQLMRYEVTSEPCATAEGERYSSTPGLGIFHAVTGIHGDILIPEDRLRAVLLRARNEGGDLESEIARLLGKPWDDELEPFRYAGEGAPVRWLHQVV